The Candidatus Omnitrophota bacterium genome segment GAGGCGATGAGTTTGTATCAGAAAGCTATTACTCTGGATCCCGGTTATGCTGTAGCCTATAATGATTTGGGTGTAGTTTATGAAGCGATGGGGGATATTAAGCGTGCTGAAGAAAGTTATCTGAGGGCGCTCAAAATTGATCCCGGTTACTCAAGTGCCTACACAAATTTGGCGCTTTTGTACGAAAGCCAGCGTGATTTAGAAAAAGCAGAATTTTATTGGAATAAGCGTGTTCAAATTGGTTCTGCGGATGATCCATGGACGCAGAAAGCAGCCAGCCGGCTTAAGGATATCCGTCTAGTTTTATCCAAACAGCCAATATCTGATTTACGTGAGCAGGAAGTTCTCGGACTGATGAAGGATGTTGCGGTAGCTAAGTGCGCCGTTAACAAAGATGATAAAGCGCTTGCTCGGAAACATTTTCAAAAAGCCAAAGAGAGCTTTAAAAAAGGGGATCTGGCTACAGCAATCAAAGAAGCTCTGGATGCCCAGTATTTAGATCAGAATAACTCGGAGATAGAAGCTTTTATTGAAAAGACAGAGATAAGAGCTCTGTCGCGATAGAAACGTACTGCGAAAACCTTCTTTCCTTATATTGAATTCCTTAAATATTTAATTAATGAGTGGAAAAAGTTTATTTTTGATTGATGCAAATGCATTTTGTTATCGGGCATACCATGCCCTAAGCGGCTCAAAGGTCTTAAGAACCTCTTGGGGGCAAGAGACAGGTGCGATCTATATCTTCCTGAATATTCTCAATAAAATATTAAGAGAACAGAAGCCGGATTATCTAGTTTGTTGTTTTGATGTTTCGCGTGATACCTTTAGGCTTGCCAAGTTTGCGCAATATAAGATGCAAAGGCCTTCCATGCCTGATGGTCTAGTCAGTCAAATTCCCTTAATCAAGGAGATTATAATTGCTTATGGCATACCAATTTTTGAAAAAAAAGGTTTTGAAGCCGACGATATAATTGCTCAACTTGCTAAAAAAGCTGCTTCAAAGAAAATCTCTGTAACCATTGTAAGCAGCGATAAGGATATCCTACAGTTGGTAGGCGACCATATTTTAGTATTGAGCCCTAATAAAGATAACGATTTGTTTTATGATGTAGATAAGGTGAAGGAGCGTTTTGGAGTGGAACCGCAGATGGTCCCAGATATTATTGCTCTTATGGGGGATGCTTCTGATAATATCCCGGGAGTTCCTGGAATAGGTGATATAACAGCAAAAAAACTTATCCTGGAATTCGGTTCAATAGATAAAATGCTTAAAAATATTTCAAAGGTCAAACCCGAGAAAATTAGAGAAGCGATATCTGAACATATTGATCGAATAAAATTAAATAAGGAACTTATTAGTTTGAACCAGAAAGTAGATATTGAGCTAGATCTTGCCAAAGCCAAAATTGGCCAGCCAAATTATCCGGAATTATCCAGAATTTTTAAGAAGTTAGAATTTAAGAAGCTGCTCGGTGAGTTACCTGATACAGAAGAGAAAAAAGTAACAACTGACTTGCATGTTTGTAGTAAGAAGGAAGGCAAAGATTTATTCGAGCACTGTGATGAAATTACCCTTTTTGGGTCGAGCGCCGAAGATTTGTTTTTTGCCATAGATGATAAAATTTTTGATGCAAAATCAGTGGCCCAAGATTTGCCTAAAGTAATTTCTAACGTTCATATCAAGAAGACAGGCCATGATCTTAAAAAATTAAAAGTCTCTCTTTCTAAAGAAGGGTTAGTTTTAAATGGCCTGGGTTTTGACACCATGATTGCGGCATATCTACTGAATCCTTCGCGCTCAAGTTATGCATTGGGTGATTTGGCATTAGAAAATTTAGGCGAATTTATCCGCCAAGGTGAGCCTCAGGCAAAAGAGGCATTAGCATTAATAGGTAAGTTAAAACCGGTTTTAGCCAAGGCTCTACAGGAGAAAGATCTATTCGAATTATTTTGTAATCTTGAGATGCCCTTAGTGAGCATATTGGCACAGATGGAGCAGGATGGAATAAAACTGGATCTAAAACTGCTCAAAAAACTTTCACATGAAATTGAACAGCGGCTGATAAAATTAATTTCGGATATTTATGAAGCAAGTGGAACTCAGTTTAATATTAATTCACCCAAACAGCTAGGCCAGGTTTTATTCGAGAAGTTAGGGCTTCCGGTGGTCAAAAAAACTAAGACTGGCCCATCTACGGATGAAGAGGTATTGAATCGATTGGCGGGTCAACATGCGTTGCCTGCTCTTTTGTTAGAGTACCGTCAGCTGACCAAATTAAAAAATACTTATGTTGATGCCCTGCCTAAATTGGTCGACCCTAAAACCGGCAGGGTGCATACATCGTTCAACCAGACAGGGACCGAGACTGGCCGTTTAAGTTCAAGTAACCCGAACCTGCAGAATATTCCGATTAAAACCGATATCGGCAGCAAGATCAGGCAGGCGATCATTGCGACAGGTAAAGATAATTGCCTATTATCGTGTGATTATTCTCAAATTGAGTTGAGGGTGTTAGCGCATATTTCAGGGGATGATACATTAGTCAAGGCTTTCCATAGTGACCACGATATACACCGGCTGACGGCGTCCTTAATTTATAATGTTAAGGAGAGTCAAGTGGAGTCTCAGATGCGTGAGGTGGCTAAAAGGGTTAATTTTGGTATTGTTTATGGGCAGAGCGCATACGGCCTAAGTAAAGATTTGAATATTCCCGTGAATCAGGCTCAGGATTTTATTGATGCTTATTTTTTACGTTATCCTAAGGTAAAAGATTATATCCAGGCTCAGATTAAGAGGGCTCAAGATAAAGGGTTTGTTACGACCTTATTGGGTAGAAGAAGGTATATTCCTGAAATCAATAATAAAAATATGGGAATCAGGCAGTTTGCCCAACGCCAGGCGGTGAACACTCCTCTTCAGGGCACAGCCAGCGATTTAATTAAACTGGCAATGATTAATATAGCAGCATTGATTAAATCTAAGGGCTTAGAAGCTAAAATGATTTTACAGATTCATGATGAATTGGTTTTTGACCTGCCAAACCGTGAATTAGATATTCTTGCTGAGTTGGTTAAGAAGGAGATGGAGCTTGTTATGAAATTGGATGTTCCGATAAGAGTAGAGACCAAAACTGGAAAAAATTGGCTGGAGATGGTTGCTTATCCGCAAGCAAAGGGGAAAGGCTGATGAGGATAGCTATGGCAGTGTCAGAGGTTGTGCCCTTTGCTAAGACTGGAGGGCTTGCTGACGTGGGTGCAGCCCTGTCTTTGGCTCTAGAGTATTGCGGGCATGAAGTGATTATTATTATGCCTAGGTATAAATGTGTTATAGATTCTAAATTTAAGATTGAAAGGGTTTCTAAGGATATATCTGTTTCTATTATCGGGAAAAATGTCAGGGCCTATTTTATAGAAAGCAGCCTTTATTTTAACCGTGAAGGCTTATATGGCGATAAGAGGGGTGATTACAAAGATAACTTGGAGAGATTTGTTTACTTCTGCCGCAGAGGGCTGGATTTATTAAAGGAAATAGATTTTTGCCCGGATATCCTGCATTTACATGATTGGCAGGCAAGCCTGATGGCAGTGTATTTGAAAACCCTCTACTCTGAAAAAACTTTTTATAAAAGAATTCGCAGCCTTTTAACTATCCATAATATCGGTTATCAGGGAATTTTTACCAAAGAGGAATTCGGTAAACTTGGGCTGGAGAATAATATTTTTGATATTCACGGGGTTGAATTTTATGGGAAAGTCAACTTGCTCAAAGGTGGGATAATATTTTCGGATTTTATTAATACCGTTAGCCCAACTTATGCCAAGGAGATTCAGACAGAAGAGTTTGGTTTTGGTTTGGAAGGGCTTTTGAAAGAACGTAGAAGTGTTTTAAGCGGGATATTAAACGGGGTGGATTATTCGGTTTGGGATCCTGATGCGGATAAATTTATCACTCAGAATTATTCTGTAAACAATATTGAAAATAAAGCTTTTGATAAAGAGAATTTACAAAATCTGTGTGGCTTACCGGTAAATAAGGATATTCCCGTTTTAGGGATCGTATCGCGCCTAGCCGAGCAAAAAGGTTTTGATATCCTCACTGGTGGCCTTGATGAGCTTTCTAAAATGGATGTGCAATTAATTATTTTGGGGGCCGGAGACCAGGTGTACCAGCAGATTTTAAAATCAGCCGCTAAAAGATATCCGAAGATGATTTCTTTAAATTTAAG includes the following:
- a CDS encoding tetratricopeptide repeat protein, whose product is MNKASLPKFLITAITIFCVFSCCQSVFAQMALFGSSSQENPDGVKLQAKDYRQLGLEKQHIGNLAEAMSLYQKAITLDPGYAVAYNDLGVVYEAMGDIKRAEESYLRALKIDPGYSSAYTNLALLYESQRDLEKAEFYWNKRVQIGSADDPWTQKAASRLKDIRLVLSKQPISDLREQEVLGLMKDVAVAKCAVNKDDKALARKHFQKAKESFKKGDLATAIKEALDAQYLDQNNSEIEAFIEKTEIRALSR
- the polA gene encoding DNA polymerase I; protein product: MSGKSLFLIDANAFCYRAYHALSGSKVLRTSWGQETGAIYIFLNILNKILREQKPDYLVCCFDVSRDTFRLAKFAQYKMQRPSMPDGLVSQIPLIKEIIIAYGIPIFEKKGFEADDIIAQLAKKAASKKISVTIVSSDKDILQLVGDHILVLSPNKDNDLFYDVDKVKERFGVEPQMVPDIIALMGDASDNIPGVPGIGDITAKKLILEFGSIDKMLKNISKVKPEKIREAISEHIDRIKLNKELISLNQKVDIELDLAKAKIGQPNYPELSRIFKKLEFKKLLGELPDTEEKKVTTDLHVCSKKEGKDLFEHCDEITLFGSSAEDLFFAIDDKIFDAKSVAQDLPKVISNVHIKKTGHDLKKLKVSLSKEGLVLNGLGFDTMIAAYLLNPSRSSYALGDLALENLGEFIRQGEPQAKEALALIGKLKPVLAKALQEKDLFELFCNLEMPLVSILAQMEQDGIKLDLKLLKKLSHEIEQRLIKLISDIYEASGTQFNINSPKQLGQVLFEKLGLPVVKKTKTGPSTDEEVLNRLAGQHALPALLLEYRQLTKLKNTYVDALPKLVDPKTGRVHTSFNQTGTETGRLSSSNPNLQNIPIKTDIGSKIRQAIIATGKDNCLLSCDYSQIELRVLAHISGDDTLVKAFHSDHDIHRLTASLIYNVKESQVESQMREVAKRVNFGIVYGQSAYGLSKDLNIPVNQAQDFIDAYFLRYPKVKDYIQAQIKRAQDKGFVTTLLGRRRYIPEINNKNMGIRQFAQRQAVNTPLQGTASDLIKLAMINIAALIKSKGLEAKMILQIHDELVFDLPNRELDILAELVKKEMELVMKLDVPIRVETKTGKNWLEMVAYPQAKGKG
- the glgA gene encoding glycogen synthase GlgA encodes the protein MRIAMAVSEVVPFAKTGGLADVGAALSLALEYCGHEVIIIMPRYKCVIDSKFKIERVSKDISVSIIGKNVRAYFIESSLYFNREGLYGDKRGDYKDNLERFVYFCRRGLDLLKEIDFCPDILHLHDWQASLMAVYLKTLYSEKTFYKRIRSLLTIHNIGYQGIFTKEEFGKLGLENNIFDIHGVEFYGKVNLLKGGIIFSDFINTVSPTYAKEIQTEEFGFGLEGLLKERRSVLSGILNGVDYSVWDPDADKFITQNYSVNNIENKAFDKENLQNLCGLPVNKDIPVLGIVSRLAEQKGFDILTGGLDELSKMDVQLIILGAGDQVYQQILKSAAKRYPKMISLNLRFDDPLAHKIYAGSDIFLMPSKYEPCGLGQLISLHYGTIPLVFNTGGLADTINKNNGFVFSSYTKEELIKTIKSAVANFKNKPEWERLVLNAMKCNFSWKASADKYAQLYAKVKEK